The stretch of DNA ATAAACTTCCCATCGATGGTTCTGCAGCGGCAACAGACCGTGGCGGTCCCGTATCCCGTACCGTACGTCTAGGTGAAATCGGTTCCAACATCGGTGGCGAAACAGCAGCAGGCCTTGCCATTCTTTCCAAGAACTATGCCGAATACGACAAGGACTTTGCAGACTCCTGCTTGATGGTTGCAGAAAAGATGTACGACTTCGCCAAGAGCCTGGCTCAGGGCAAGTCCACCTATGATGGCGGCAAAACCTTCAAGTATAACAAGGAAGCTGCGGGCTGGAGCTCTCCGGCCTATAACGGCAACAACGAATTCTATGACGACCTGGCCCTCGCTTCCGTGGCACTCCTTTACGCCACAGGCAAGAAGGAATACGCCGACGACATGATCCGTACCAGAAACCTGGTTCAAGGTCAGGAATATATGGACGGTCCCGGCTTCTTCCAGGGTGGTTGGTTCGTGACCAATAACAAGGGCTTCTTCAAGGATGTGAAAAACACTAGCTGGGCAAACGCCTACTCCTATGCCCTCTACGCCCTTTACAAGCTGATTCTCGCCGACAAGACTAAGGCAACCACAGAATACGGTCTTACCGAAGAAGAATGGTCTAATGCCATTGAAGACTGCGTTATGGATATGATCGCAAACCTTGGCGACATGTCCTACGGCCAAGGTTCCCAGAGACTTCAGCTTCCGGGCAGCAACAACATCTGGAAGCCGTCCTCCATCACCTATGATGACCTCTGGTACACCATGAATACAGACCAGACCTGGATTTACAACCGTTACCAGGCAGGTAATATTTTTGAAGTGCTGGCCTACGCAGATGTCACTAAGGATATTACCGAGAAGGGCTACGTTCTTCCTCAGGCTGGTTCCCCGGACTGGAAGTCCGACGAAATGCACCAGTTGGGTATCAACCAGTTGAACTACCTGTTGGGCGTAAACCCCTGGGACGTTTCCTACATTCTGGGTATCGGTGACAAGAATGACAACCACCCTCACCATCGTGCAGCAAACCCGGAAGGAAAGAATCAGCCCGGCGCAAACTACAAGTACAATCCTCCTGTAGGTGCTCTCTACGGTGGCGTCACTCCGGGGCTTACCAACTCCATGGTTCCCGACAACAAGAGCTGGGAAGATTACCACAAGTCTGAAACCTGTATCGATGCCGCAGCAACCCTGGTAAGTTCCGGCGCTCTAGCAGCAGCAAAGTTTGACCGCACCGCCGCACCCAAGGTTAACGTGGAAATCCGACACGTCAGCATGGACTCCGCTATTGTGATGGTCAAGCTTTCTACCCGCGGTACAGCAACCATCATGTATGGCACCGCAGAAGGACAATACACACTGAACGCCTCCAATGACGAAAAGGCCGTTCAGCACGAAATCATCCTTCGTGGTCTTGATAAGGGCACCACCTATTACTTCTACGTTCTGGGACAGAACGCTTATAACGAACTGAACTATACCCAGAAGTTCTTAGTCGATAGCACCCAAACCCCCTATAGCTTTACCACACTGAACACAGTTGAAGCAGCAGAAATCAACAATGTTACCGTATGTAACTTGAGCGCAGACACCGCAGAAATCATGTGGTATACACCCAACGGAGAATACGAATCCAAGGTTTACTGGGATACTGTGGCACATGCAACTCCTAACGAATTCGCCTTCAACTCCGGCAACAGCAATGCAGATATCGCAGGCCTTCCCACCAAGTTCCACTACGTGAAGATTGGCGGACTGAAGGAACAGACAACCTACTACTATATGGTAGAAAGCAACGGCGTATACACCAACGTGGATGATGACGGAAATCTGCTGAAGTTCACCACCCCCGTAGGCTGGTACGACTTCAGTGTTAGAACCTACCAGTATGAATTTGGCGGTATGGACTTCCTGGATGCAAACGTCTACAACAACGAAGCAAGACCGTTTGATAGCCTAACCCTGCGTCTGTACTTTACCGCTCTGCCCGAAGAAGTGGAAAAGTGCGCCACCTTGATTGACTCCGATATTTGCCAGGCTTACGACGAAGCAGGCTTTAACAAGCCCTGCGAAAACGACCGAGAACTCCGCGACCTGCTCCGCGCAGCCCTGCCGGTTCGACTGGACGACACCTATGATGCCGCAACAGGCAAGTACTCCTACTACTTCCCCGCTCCGCTCGGTTCTTCTACCATCAAGTCCCAGTCCCGACTCCGCATTGACTTCGGTTTCTCCTCGGGTATCTCCAACGATGGTTACAAGACCTGCGAAACTTTGCGCGCCGTCGCCAAAAAGCGTTTCTCTAAGGAAACCGGCGACTGGTCCTGGGCACCCCATGAATTCCTAGTAGATGGCGCCGACTACGACGGCATGCCCATTGAGGACAAGGACTACGGCGATACAGACAATGAAGTACCCATCAACCAGTTTATCACCGTTTATCGCAAGAATGAATTCATCTGGGGTTACAGCCCCTCCAAGCAGGAAATGAGCACCAAGCGCGCTCATTACGAGATTACAACAACCTTCGATGCACCGTTTAACGTTTCTGATGGTAGCTATGTAGAACTTGACCAAACCAGCAGCACTGTTTACGTGAAGGGGCATGCCAAGATTTCTGAACAGGGCTACATCACCAAGATCTGGGCAAACGGTGTTCAGCTCAAGACCACCACCCAGCGCGTTGGTGACGAAATCATGATGTTCGACAATAACGGCGTCATCATCGCTCACTACAATGTGGAATCTGGCGACGGTATCATTGACTCCACAGGCCTTTGGACCTTGAACATTCCTGTAAAGATGGGCATTGGCAGCAACAAGGTGGACATCACCATCTTTGCTGGCCCCAACCCGGAATGTGAAGCTTGTACCGAAAACGGCGGTTGCGCCTTCGTGAACCGCAACTACTATGTTCAGTTCTCTCGCGGCAACCTGACAGCCTCTGCATTGACCATCAAGGACGTGGCTGGTAATCCTGTTGCAAGCCACGCAGATCCTAGCGGAACCAATTTCAACATCTACCTGAACGACAAGGACAAGGCGAAGTATAGCGGAACCGTTAACGTTCTCGTAATCAACAACAAGAAGAGCGACACCCTGAAGGTCGCCATGGTCGAGGATGCAACCAACCCGGGTTACTTCGTAAGCAAGTTTACTGTCAACGCAGTCTCTGTTGCTAAGAACCAGCGTTCCGGCAACCAGATTTCCTTCTTTGCAGGTGACACCATCCAGGTGATCTATCTGGATCCGGATGATGACGAAGACGTTTCCAAGCAGAGTTTCTATGCGGAAGCAACCTACCCCACTCCGCTGAAGGTTCTTGCTCAAGATACCAACTGCGATAACGTTGCCGACCAGCTGCTGGTACAGTTCTCCAGCGAACTGGATGAAAACGTCCAGTTCCAGAGCATGCGCTTCTACATCAGTGGTATGTCAGATACTGCGGAAGTTTCTCTTGCAGGTGTAAAGACAACAGGTGAAAGAGACATTGTCGTCAAGATTCCTGCAGAAATCGTCATTCCCGAAAATGCAGCACCCTTCGGTGTTGCAGAAATCTACCTGAAGGCTGATGGCGAAGTCAGCAAGGAACGCCTGGCTGTAAGCGACGGAATTCTTCCCCAGCTGATTAGCGTCACCCTGTTGGAAAATCCGGACCGCCAGTATCCGGAAGACACCTTGATGGTGGCATTCAATGAACCGGTTCTACTGAGTTCCGCAAATACCTGGCCCCTTGAAGTGATGGGCGTTACCGGAGCCGCAATCAATGTGGTTGGCAAGGCAACGACCACTAACGACGGCAAGAGCTGGATGTTTGCTGTTACCGGAAACACCGACGGCCAGATTCTTGCAGAAGGTGTCACGGTCTACATGAAAACGAACATGGCAACGGACAAGTCCTTTAACGCTCTTGATCCTGTAAACGCCTGCAAAAACGTTGTGATTTCAGAAACTCCGAGACCCGTGGCAATCACTCATGCAGAAATGCGCGACCTGCAGGGCGATGGCTATCCGGATGAACTGTATATGGTATTTGAAAAGCCACTCCGCGAAAAGGATATGTTGGACAGCTTCGTTGTGGTTTGGGGAATGAACGCAACCACCCTGAGCTTTAAGCCCAGTAGCTGGACCCACACTGTGGTAGAACAGACTCGCGAAGAAGAAGTATTCGACAAGGATTCCACCAGCGCCACCTACGGTCAAGTGATTGGCACCAATCCGGTAACAGAAACCGTTTCCGCCATCCTCATTCAGATGGACGCTACCAACGGCTTCCCCAAGGGTGCAACCAGCGGACCTAACGATGGTATTGGCGGTCGAGTCACTCCACGCTTGGGACCTGAAGGAGGCTTCTTCGACATCCACTATACAATCACAGACAAGTGCCCGCCCATTATTATGAGCGCTTCTAAGGATATTTCTGGAAACACGGCATACCTTTCTGTGAAGATGTCCGAGCCCTTGAATTCCAGCAAGGATATTACGGCCAGCTACATTGAACGTAAGCGCACAGGAGACCTCCCCGCTTACTCCTTCCTGACTCCGCTTACCCTCATTGAAGGTGAATACAAGTACACGTTCTCTTACAAGGATAACGCCGATGACGCAATCCGTATTGGTGATCAGATTCGCCTAGTTTATGAAGGTCAGAATCCCGCTCCAAGATTCAGCGACAAGACGGGTAATTTCGCAACAGATCAGAATCCCTGGGTAACCGTAGTGGGCAAAACCTCAGAAAAGACCCGCTTTATCGTAACCATGGGCCAAAGCGTCGGAACTGAAACGGGAACCGTTCCTGCAGTGCTCCCCCTGCAGTTCCAGAACTATCCCTTCGTTCTATCCGTCACCAACAGCGACGGTGTTCGCACTTACCTGGAAAACAATCATGGTTCCTGGTCCGTGGGTAACGTTACCACCCTGGAACCCACCAGTTCTACAGGTCCCGTATTCAACATTACCATCGTGATTCCGTCCGCATCTCTGGCTGGTACTACAAAGACCTACTTCTATGATTACGAGATGAACATCGCTGCAGATGTCTATGACAACCTGGGACAGTTCATCAACAATCAAAAGATCAAGATTAATGCAGCCAGCTTCAACGTTCTCCGCAATTACGTGAACGAGAACGGCGAAATCAAGTTGAGTCTGGAATGGATAGCCAAGGACGGAGACGCCCCCGTATCCGTTGACGGCAAGAAGATCGGTACCGGTCCCTACATAGCCAAGTTTGATTTCAAGGCAACTTCCACCTGTACCGAAACCGTGGACAGCAAGCTCCGTGATGACGGTCTCTCTTGCGTCCAGGGCGACCGCAAGAAGGAATCCGATTCCAAGACAAGAACCTTCGGCTTTAAGCGTAACAAGAAACGTTAATTCATTGAATTGATAATCCCTATGATGAAACTGATTAAGACAGCACTATTTTTAGGCATGGCATTCGTCACTGCAGCAACCGCTGCAGATGACTTCCCGAACATCGACCGCACCGACAAGGTTAGCGAGCGACGTTATCTGGACTCCTTAAACGTCTATAAAAGGCGTCCTATTCGAGTGAATCAGAGTGGATTTAGACCGCAGGACCATAAATACGCCTACGTGGCAGATCCTACAGTCAAGACATTCAAGGTCATTGACGCCAACACCGGCAAGCAGGTGGACGCAGGTTCCACCAACTTGACCTTGCTGGATGCCAATGCCCCCAAGCCGAACATCTGGGTTAACGGTTCGTTCAACTCCCTCGACGTTCTTTATGAGTTCGGGAAAAACGATTCCCTCACTACAGCAACGGAAGCTCTATACAAGGCAGACTTTACCGCCATTACCACCATGGGTGAATACTACATCGTGGTTGGTAACGACACCTCTGCCACATTCTATGTGCATCCCTCCATCTTCAACGCCATTCTTGAAAATTCCTTGAAGTTCTTCGGCATCCAGCGCTGCGGTAATACCAAGTCCCATATGCATGCAGCTTGCCACTTGAAGGATGGTTCAGCCGTGGGTCACGACCTGACTGGTGGCTGGCACGACTGCGGAGACCATTTCAAGCCTTCCGAAACCATCGGCTACACAGCCTACGCCTTGGCAACCACGTACCTGGTTTACCAAAACAAGGCTGAAGACCGCTATGGCAATTCCTACGCAGATACCACCATCACGGACGGTATTCCCGATATTCTTTACGAAGCAAAGATCGGTGCAGACTATATCTTTAAACTCTATAAGGCATCCAAGGCAGATGGACTCATTGCCAAGAACGATATGTACCACACGGTGGGTAGCGAACTGGACCATGAGTTCTGGGATGTCCCCGAAAAGCAGGATGCCCAAGCATACACAAAGGGTGGCCCCGACCGTGATGTAACTGCAGAAGTTGGAACTTACTCCGGTGCATTTGCGGCAGCCCTGGCCTACTTCGCCGCAGGTTGGGAACCTTATGATCCCGTTTATGCAGACTCCCTTCTGGAAGCCGCAAGAGACATCTATACCAACGTGACATTCCCCCATACCACCGCAGGTCAATATGGTTTAACCCACACGACCATTCCCAGCGCTCTTTATCCCGGTGGAAGTAACGCCTCCAACATGAATGATGACGCCGCTGCAGCTGCATTGGCATTGTGGTACGCCACTAAGGATACCATATACCAATACGACCTGTACAAGAACACGAAAATTCATGACAATCCAGACAACTACAAGTTCAATAACGAACCTAATGATGCAGGTCCTTATTTCAGAGCCGGTTATCTTGGTCAGGTGAGTGGTTTCTATCCCGGAGGCTGGATGACGGACTATGAAAACGTTCACGCCTATGTGCTGTTCTCTTTCGTAAAGCTCATCCTTGAAGACAAGGATGTGGCCCTGACCTACAATGTGGGCGAACTGGAAAGAGACACCTTGCTCCAGCGCGCTACCAACTCTCTGCGTCGTTTGACCGATGACGGTTCCCAAGGATCCAACAAGGTCTATGAAAATCGATTCGGCAGCGTCAAGTCCGTTCCTCCCTACAATCTTGTATGGACATCCAGTGACTGGGGTTTCAACCGCTACAACATGGGTGCCGCAAACGCAATCTTCATGCTCTCCGAAATCACTACCGGTGCAGAACATGAAGCCTACCTGAACCTGGCTCTGGACAACATCTACTACAACCTGGGCGCAAACCCTTGGGACATTTCCTTCATTATGGGCGCTGGCGACAAGAACCAGAACCATCCCCATAACCGTACAGCAAACCCTGATGGTTATAATGCAGGTGGTATGCCGTACGAATACCGCTGCCCTCGAGGAGCTCTGATGGGTGGTGCAGCCCCCAACAGAACCTTGCTGGAAGACTGGAAGGACTATACCGCCACTGAAACCTGTATTGACTTCTCTGTTCAGCTTTTGATGCCGGCCCAGAGTTTGGCAGCCACCCTCCCCATCGATGCAGAAGGTCCCCTGTTCAGTAACATTGCAGGCACTCCCATTACGGAAACTTCCGCAATCGTCAGCTGGGACGCCAACGAAGTTGCTTTGGTCACCGTATTCTACAACACTTCCCCCTCCACCTCTGGTGCAAAGTCCGTCCAGCAGTCTACCGCAAGTAAGGGTGGTGCCCTGACCATTGACGGTCTGGAAATGGGCAAGACCTATTACTTCTTCCTGGAAGGTATGGACACCAAGCGCAACCTCTCCACCGATGACAATCACGGTCAGTGGTATCAGTTTACCATGGTTCCTTCCACCACAACCATCAGCGGAGTTACCATCTGTCAGGTGGACAACCGTAGCGCAAAGATTTTCTGGTGGAGCAGTGACCGCATGAACGGTGTTGTGAACTACGGCACCTCCATGTCTGCTTTGAATGAAGCTCAGGCTGCAGAAGGCGGCGCAGTCCTGTTCCATCAGGCAACTCTTACCAACCTGAAGGCAGGAACCACTTACTACTTCAGCGTATCCTCTGGCGCAACTTCCGACGATAACGGTGGTCAGGGATACACCTTCACCACGGATGCTTACTCCACATACGCAGACCTGGACATCGCCATTAAGCCCAGTTCCTATCAAGATAACGCCGCATGTACCGATTGGAAGGATTGTAAGCAGTTTATCATTAACATCACGAACAATGACACCATTCCCTTTGAAGACTTCGAAATTCGCATGTACTTGAACAATCCCAATCTTACCGCCTTGTGCAATATCAAACAAAGCTTTGGTGGTAGTGGTATTGCAACTCCCAACCCAATCTCCATTGAGTTCGGAACTGCACAGCCAGATGGATTTGGCGGATACTACTTACCCATCAAGGCTAATGGCATCCTGGAAGTTTCCGGTCGTTTGGTCTTCCAGGTTCTGTTCCATGACTACAATCCCAATAACAAGACAACCAACTTCGGTGAGCTTGAAGGTTCCTGGTCTCTGCGTGCCCATACCAGCGAAGACGATCCTGTACAGTTCAAGGGAGTCAACTTGACCAATGGTCCCTCCTTCTCGGGATCGGAAACAACCTGGCTGGAATACGACGCAAACGGAGTCAAGGTAGAAGCATTCGTCCGCGACCCCTATATTGCCGTATACTACCACGGGAAACACGTTTACGGTTATGGACCTGATTACACTCCGGAAAACGGCCCTCAGGTCAACCGCGTCGTCAGCCTTGAATTTGAAAGTCCCTTCGTATCTCCCGTTTCTTCTGTAGAAAAGGAAGATTACCCGACATCCTATATCGCCACATCAGGCGTGTCCCCCACCGGCATGCTGGACGACTTCGAGATGAACGGCACTTCCCGCATGGCCAACACCATGTACCTGGCTGCAAACCGCAAGGACTCCCTGCTTTTCCGTATGGACACCACCCTGGGCTACTCCAACAACTACATGGAATTCGTAAGCTGGCATAATCACGCCGCAAACCTCAACGGAAGTTACGATTGCGCCTGCGGCGTGGTTCGTACCAATGTGGAAATCGATACCATTACCGTACCTCCGGAACAACGCTATCTGGTGTTTACCGTCGATACCGTCAGGGCCTATATCTTAGGTTCCCCCACAGAAGTCCACGTTAGACTTTTGGACAGCAACCGCACTCCCATTACCAATGAACGAATCACAATCATTCTCGGGTCTGAATCCGGACTTGCCAAATTCTATTCCTCCGCAGAAGCAACTATTTCCACTGCCGAAGATTTCAAGGTGGACATTGTGGATGGTGAAGCAGTCTTC from Fibrobacter sp. UWEL encodes:
- a CDS encoding glycoside hydrolase family 9 protein; this translates as MKKFAAVLLAATAFASAATQEQPTPYDLIRPVWPLTWDESIFDRYDTTVTKKHNMVPKNRTPASFQPNAFIPDTLNQAYLDAINVRMSPIRINQAGYMESDPEKQFYYVGNATEFEVVDIDGNSLSPKVTGTFTSTGKIISSDWTIIAGTNAATNDQKRYQVDITGQSGTVQRGFIPSAGLESDTRYRIKVGNDISSTFIISNRVYSMVRSAALKFYGINRSGNGQSWFHDASHTLDGAGPIVTGSDDVRDFSQYNAALAGTLEGGYYDCGDHLKESQTQMYAFMVAAVMAATNPDADEDVYAYNQGETVNTDGVPDMLREAKHGADFVLRAFVRAKGVIDDMALSVGNFGSDHGWWGRPENQDKLPIDGSAAATDRGGPVSRTVRLGEIGSNIGGETAAGLAILSKNYAEYDKDFADSCLMVAEKMYDFAKSLAQGKSTYDGGKTFKYNKEAAGWSSPAYNGNNEFYDDLALASVALLYATGKKEYADDMIRTRNLVQGQEYMDGPGFFQGGWFVTNNKGFFKDVKNTSWANAYSYALYALYKLILADKTKATTEYGLTEEEWSNAIEDCVMDMIANLGDMSYGQGSQRLQLPGSNNIWKPSSITYDDLWYTMNTDQTWIYNRYQAGNIFEVLAYADVTKDITEKGYVLPQAGSPDWKSDEMHQLGINQLNYLLGVNPWDVSYILGIGDKNDNHPHHRAANPEGKNQPGANYKYNPPVGALYGGVTPGLTNSMVPDNKSWEDYHKSETCIDAAATLVSSGALAAAKFDRTAAPKVNVEIRHVSMDSAIVMVKLSTRGTATIMYGTAEGQYTLNASNDEKAVQHEIILRGLDKGTTYYFYVLGQNAYNELNYTQKFLVDSTQTPYSFTTLNTVEAAEINNVTVCNLSADTAEIMWYTPNGEYESKVYWDTVAHATPNEFAFNSGNSNADIAGLPTKFHYVKIGGLKEQTTYYYMVESNGVYTNVDDDGNLLKFTTPVGWYDFSVRTYQYEFGGMDFLDANVYNNEARPFDSLTLRLYFTALPEEVEKCATLIDSDICQAYDEAGFNKPCENDRELRDLLRAALPVRLDDTYDAATGKYSYYFPAPLGSSTIKSQSRLRIDFGFSSGISNDGYKTCETLRAVAKKRFSKETGDWSWAPHEFLVDGADYDGMPIEDKDYGDTDNEVPINQFITVYRKNEFIWGYSPSKQEMSTKRAHYEITTTFDAPFNVSDGSYVELDQTSSTVYVKGHAKISEQGYITKIWANGVQLKTTTQRVGDEIMMFDNNGVIIAHYNVESGDGIIDSTGLWTLNIPVKMGIGSNKVDITIFAGPNPECEACTENGGCAFVNRNYYVQFSRGNLTASALTIKDVAGNPVASHADPSGTNFNIYLNDKDKAKYSGTVNVLVINNKKSDTLKVAMVEDATNPGYFVSKFTVNAVSVAKNQRSGNQISFFAGDTIQVIYLDPDDDEDVSKQSFYAEATYPTPLKVLAQDTNCDNVADQLLVQFSSELDENVQFQSMRFYISGMSDTAEVSLAGVKTTGERDIVVKIPAEIVIPENAAPFGVAEIYLKADGEVSKERLAVSDGILPQLISVTLLENPDRQYPEDTLMVAFNEPVLLSSANTWPLEVMGVTGAAINVVGKATTTNDGKSWMFAVTGNTDGQILAEGVTVYMKTNMATDKSFNALDPVNACKNVVISETPRPVAITHAEMRDLQGDGYPDELYMVFEKPLREKDMLDSFVVVWGMNATTLSFKPSSWTHTVVEQTREEEVFDKDSTSATYGQVIGTNPVTETVSAILIQMDATNGFPKGATSGPNDGIGGRVTPRLGPEGGFFDIHYTITDKCPPIIMSASKDISGNTAYLSVKMSEPLNSSKDITASYIERKRTGDLPAYSFLTPLTLIEGEYKYTFSYKDNADDAIRIGDQIRLVYEGQNPAPRFSDKTGNFATDQNPWVTVVGKTSEKTRFIVTMGQSVGTETGTVPAVLPLQFQNYPFVLSVTNSDGVRTYLENNHGSWSVGNVTTLEPTSSTGPVFNITIVIPSASLAGTTKTYFYDYEMNIAADVYDNLGQFINNQKIKINAASFNVLRNYVNENGEIKLSLEWIAKDGDAPVSVDGKKIGTGPYIAKFDFKATSTCTETVDSKLRDDGLSCVQGDRKKESDSKTRTFGFKRNKKR
- a CDS encoding glycoside hydrolase family 9 protein, producing MMKLIKTALFLGMAFVTAATAADDFPNIDRTDKVSERRYLDSLNVYKRRPIRVNQSGFRPQDHKYAYVADPTVKTFKVIDANTGKQVDAGSTNLTLLDANAPKPNIWVNGSFNSLDVLYEFGKNDSLTTATEALYKADFTAITTMGEYYIVVGNDTSATFYVHPSIFNAILENSLKFFGIQRCGNTKSHMHAACHLKDGSAVGHDLTGGWHDCGDHFKPSETIGYTAYALATTYLVYQNKAEDRYGNSYADTTITDGIPDILYEAKIGADYIFKLYKASKADGLIAKNDMYHTVGSELDHEFWDVPEKQDAQAYTKGGPDRDVTAEVGTYSGAFAAALAYFAAGWEPYDPVYADSLLEAARDIYTNVTFPHTTAGQYGLTHTTIPSALYPGGSNASNMNDDAAAAALALWYATKDTIYQYDLYKNTKIHDNPDNYKFNNEPNDAGPYFRAGYLGQVSGFYPGGWMTDYENVHAYVLFSFVKLILEDKDVALTYNVGELERDTLLQRATNSLRRLTDDGSQGSNKVYENRFGSVKSVPPYNLVWTSSDWGFNRYNMGAANAIFMLSEITTGAEHEAYLNLALDNIYYNLGANPWDISFIMGAGDKNQNHPHNRTANPDGYNAGGMPYEYRCPRGALMGGAAPNRTLLEDWKDYTATETCIDFSVQLLMPAQSLAATLPIDAEGPLFSNIAGTPITETSAIVSWDANEVALVTVFYNTSPSTSGAKSVQQSTASKGGALTIDGLEMGKTYYFFLEGMDTKRNLSTDDNHGQWYQFTMVPSTTTISGVTICQVDNRSAKIFWWSSDRMNGVVNYGTSMSALNEAQAAEGGAVLFHQATLTNLKAGTTYYFSVSSGATSDDNGGQGYTFTTDAYSTYADLDIAIKPSSYQDNAACTDWKDCKQFIINITNNDTIPFEDFEIRMYLNNPNLTALCNIKQSFGGSGIATPNPISIEFGTAQPDGFGGYYLPIKANGILEVSGRLVFQVLFHDYNPNNKTTNFGELEGSWSLRAHTSEDDPVQFKGVNLTNGPSFSGSETTWLEYDANGVKVEAFVRDPYIAVYYHGKHVYGYGPDYTPENGPQVNRVVSLEFESPFVSPVSSVEKEDYPTSYIATSGVSPTGMLDDFEMNGTSRMANTMYLAANRKDSLLFRMDTTLGYSNNYMEFVSWHNHAANLNGSYDCACGVVRTNVEIDTITVPPEQRYLVFTVDTVRAYILGSPTEVHVRLLDSNRTPITNERITIILGSESGLAKFYSSAEATISTAEDFKVDIVDGEAVFYVKADQVLETNLTVLGPNTSKVVYASTKTHLSVADLPPWPLIETAFMVDTDCDNRPDAMNIVLFNDYTDGQSFKSIKYVYKSDTLTATKVISKDGLNMVVALDIQDTAINTNPSGYIALVTDDKGTIRSESGVYKDGIAPTLLSVSVLERLDTATSDRVYFQFSEPIADPGIDWFVQLFAADQITPTSAPVIIEAKEYNPELNIWEYEIGFDAGGGSLVTEGMYAQLLSTSTITDKSGNGIAAQCGQPKLPITLKLIPVPITYAFISDKDEDGLAEHIEVEFARPMDARHTPDSISIAFGRTEEEIVSIPGTDAIVAMDGMTAVIDLQKPFSLGNTSGKHSGEAKGIEIDGAGLITEHLGSGASYTVSNALVEDLVGPVITSATLRGTSGNTVFMTLSLSEPCNNRDATLVFYRQKQGSRDTTVFQADLAAWNMTNGGVSITAGYDSESELVVNDGDYVRLQPKEMSAIVDVKNNLPSLNSPWIPISNSGKPKIKFNVTMAQHLVSSGNVQTSVPMGNKNIRYYVMNPTTKKLDLIVGGKATPTNLDSTALSGAVWKIEMTVPRGATSSEDPAWDTLKVRYNIPIYTNLGSYVNRISGSFKVLPKQYLSTAGKVVFFTEWANMPKTGIQTESGRAAGTGAYIYKAQFDCKFSPNMTKDAETIKRFDTSASYDKTETFGIKRVK